Proteins encoded by one window of Camelus dromedarius isolate mCamDro1 chromosome 27, mCamDro1.pat, whole genome shotgun sequence:
- the MAP2K7 gene encoding dual specificity mitogen-activated protein kinase kinase 7 isoform X1 has product MAASSLEQKLSRLEAKLKQENREARRRIDLNLDISPQRPRPIIVITLSPAPAPSQRAALQLPLANDGGSRSPSSENSPQHPTPPARPRHMLGLPSALFTPRSMESIEIDQKLQEIMKQTGYLTIGGQRYQAEINDLENLGEMGSGTCGQVWKMRFRKTGHVIAVKQMRRSGNKEENKRILMDLDVVLKSHDCPYIVQCFGTFITNTDVFIAMELMGTCAEKLKKRMQGPIPERILGKMTVAIVKALYYLKEKHGVIHRDVKPSNILLDERGQIKLCDFGISGRLVDSKAKTRSAGCAAYMAPERIDPPDPTKPDYDIRADVWSLGISLVELATGQFPYKNCKTDFEVLTKVLQEEPPLLPGHMGFSGDFQSFVKDCLTKDHRKRPKYNKLLEHSFIKRYETLEVDVASWFKDVMAKTESPRTSGVLSQHHLPFFR; this is encoded by the exons TTATTGTGATCACTCTAAGCCCTGCTCCTGCCCCGTCCCAACGAGCAG ccctgcagctcccACTGGCCAACGATGGGGGCAGCCGCTCACCGTCCTCCGAGAACTCCCCGCAGCACCCCACGCCCCCCGCCCGGCCTCGCCACATGCTGGGGCTCCCATCAGCCTTGTTCACGCCCCGCAGCATGGAGAG CATCGAGATTGACCAGAAGCTGCAGGAGATCATGAAGCAGACGGGCTACCTGACCATCGGGGGCCAG CGCTACCAGGCGGAAATCAATGACCTGGAGAACCTGGGGGAGATGGGCAGTGGCACCTGCGGCCAGGTGTGGAAGATGCGTTTCCGGAAGACAGGGCACGTCATTGCCGTCAAG CAAATGCGGCGCTCGGGGAACAAGGAAGAGAACAAGCGGATCCTCATGGACTTGGATGTGGTGCTCAAGAGCCATGACTGCCCCTACATCGTGCAGTGCTTCGGGACCTTCATCACCAAC ACGGACGTCTTCATCGCCATGGAGCTCATGGGCACGTGCGCTGAGAAGCTCAAGAAGCGGATGCAGGGCCCCATCCCCGAGCGGATCCTGGGCAAGATGACGGTAGCG ATCGTGAAGGCGCTCTACTACCTGAAGGAGAAGCACGGCGTGATCCACCGCGACGTCAAGCCCTCCAACATCCTGCTGGACGAGCGGGGCCAGATCAAGCTCTGCGACTTTGGCATCAGCGGCCGCCTGGTCGACTCCAAGGCCAAGACGCGGAGTGCGGGCTGCGCCGCCTACATGGCA CCTGAGCGCATCGACCCTCCTGACCCCACCAAACCCGACTATGACATCCGGGCTGACGTATGGAGCTTGGGCATCTCCTTG GTGGAGCTGGCGACAGGACAGTTTCCCTACAAGAACTGCAAGACGGACTTTGAGGTCCTCACCAAAGTCCTACAGGAAGAACCCCCACTCCTGCCCGGTCACATGGGCTTCTCGGGGGACTTTCAGTCCTTCGTCAAAGACTG cctTACTAAAGATCACAGGAAGAGACCAAAGTATAATAAGCTACTT GAACACAGCTTCATCAAGCGCTATGAGACGCTGGAAGTGGACGTGGCGTCCTGGTTCAAGGATGTCATGGCGAAGACCGAATCCCCACGGACAAGCGGAGTCCTGAGCCAGCACCACCTACCCTTCTTCAGGTAG
- the MAP2K7 gene encoding dual specificity mitogen-activated protein kinase kinase 7 isoform X2 → MAASSLEQKLSRLEAKLKQENREARRRIDLNLDISPQRPRPTLQLPLANDGGSRSPSSENSPQHPTPPARPRHMLGLPSALFTPRSMESIEIDQKLQEIMKQTGYLTIGGQRYQAEINDLENLGEMGSGTCGQVWKMRFRKTGHVIAVKQMRRSGNKEENKRILMDLDVVLKSHDCPYIVQCFGTFITNTDVFIAMELMGTCAEKLKKRMQGPIPERILGKMTVAIVKALYYLKEKHGVIHRDVKPSNILLDERGQIKLCDFGISGRLVDSKAKTRSAGCAAYMAPERIDPPDPTKPDYDIRADVWSLGISLVELATGQFPYKNCKTDFEVLTKVLQEEPPLLPGHMGFSGDFQSFVKDCLTKDHRKRPKYNKLLEHSFIKRYETLEVDVASWFKDVMAKTESPRTSGVLSQHHLPFFR, encoded by the exons ccctgcagctcccACTGGCCAACGATGGGGGCAGCCGCTCACCGTCCTCCGAGAACTCCCCGCAGCACCCCACGCCCCCCGCCCGGCCTCGCCACATGCTGGGGCTCCCATCAGCCTTGTTCACGCCCCGCAGCATGGAGAG CATCGAGATTGACCAGAAGCTGCAGGAGATCATGAAGCAGACGGGCTACCTGACCATCGGGGGCCAG CGCTACCAGGCGGAAATCAATGACCTGGAGAACCTGGGGGAGATGGGCAGTGGCACCTGCGGCCAGGTGTGGAAGATGCGTTTCCGGAAGACAGGGCACGTCATTGCCGTCAAG CAAATGCGGCGCTCGGGGAACAAGGAAGAGAACAAGCGGATCCTCATGGACTTGGATGTGGTGCTCAAGAGCCATGACTGCCCCTACATCGTGCAGTGCTTCGGGACCTTCATCACCAAC ACGGACGTCTTCATCGCCATGGAGCTCATGGGCACGTGCGCTGAGAAGCTCAAGAAGCGGATGCAGGGCCCCATCCCCGAGCGGATCCTGGGCAAGATGACGGTAGCG ATCGTGAAGGCGCTCTACTACCTGAAGGAGAAGCACGGCGTGATCCACCGCGACGTCAAGCCCTCCAACATCCTGCTGGACGAGCGGGGCCAGATCAAGCTCTGCGACTTTGGCATCAGCGGCCGCCTGGTCGACTCCAAGGCCAAGACGCGGAGTGCGGGCTGCGCCGCCTACATGGCA CCTGAGCGCATCGACCCTCCTGACCCCACCAAACCCGACTATGACATCCGGGCTGACGTATGGAGCTTGGGCATCTCCTTG GTGGAGCTGGCGACAGGACAGTTTCCCTACAAGAACTGCAAGACGGACTTTGAGGTCCTCACCAAAGTCCTACAGGAAGAACCCCCACTCCTGCCCGGTCACATGGGCTTCTCGGGGGACTTTCAGTCCTTCGTCAAAGACTG cctTACTAAAGATCACAGGAAGAGACCAAAGTATAATAAGCTACTT GAACACAGCTTCATCAAGCGCTATGAGACGCTGGAAGTGGACGTGGCGTCCTGGTTCAAGGATGTCATGGCGAAGACCGAATCCCCACGGACAAGCGGAGTCCTGAGCCAGCACCACCTACCCTTCTTCAGGTAG